In Candidatus Polarisedimenticolaceae bacterium, the genomic stretch CCGAGCTTCATGATCGTGTCGATCGACGCGGCGTCGGCGACACCCTCGTGGAGGCAGAAGATCGCCTCGTTGATGAGCGGCATGAGGACGCGGTTGCTGACGAAGCCCGGGAAATCACGGCAGAAGACCGGCGTCTTGCCCATCGTCTCGGCGAGGACCTTCGTCGTCGCGGCGGTCTCGTCGGTCGTCTGGAGGCCGCGGATGACCTCGACGAGCTTCATGACCGGCACCGGGTTCATGAAGTGCATCCCGATCACCTTCTCCGGACGCTTCGTCGCCGCCGCGATGCGCGTGATGGGGAGCGACGAGGTGTTCGTCGCGAGGATCGCCTTGGGCTTCACGATCTTGTCGAGCGCCCCGAAGAGCTCGAGCTTGACGTCGAGCTTCTCGACCGCCGCCTCGACGACGAAGTCGCAGTCGGCGAGATCCTCGAGCCGCGTCGTGCCGGAGATCTTCTCGAGTGTCGCGTCCTTCTCGGCGCCGGTCATCTTCCCCTTGTCCACGCCGCGCTGGAGGTTCTTCGCGATCGTCTCGAGGCCCTTCTGGACGAAGCGTTCCTCGATGTCGCGCATGGTGACCGCGATCCCCGCCGCCGCGGCGACGTGCGCGATCCCGTTCCCCATCTGTCCGGCGCCGATGACGCCGAGCCGTTCGATCTTCATGAGAGCCTCCTGATCGCCATGCCGACGGCGTTTCCGCCGCCGAGGCACAGCGCCGCGATCCCCTTCTCTTCCTTGCGATCCTCGAGCGCGTGCAGGAGCGTCGTCAGGATCCTGGCCCCCGAGGCGCCGATCGGATGCCCGAGCGCAACCGCGCCGCCGCGCACGTTGTGCTTCTTCGGGTTCAATTCGAGCACGCGCTGGAGCGCGACCTGCTGCACCGAGAACGCCTCGTTGAACTCGTAGAGGTCGACGGCGTCCGCCGTCCAGCCGGTCTTCTCCCAGAGCATGCGGACCGCTTTCTCGGGCGCCATCATCACGAGCTCCGGCGCGAGCCCCGACGACGCGTAGGCGACGATCTCCGCGCGCGGCGTCAGGCCGAGCTTCTTCGCCGTCGCCTTCGACGTGACGACCACCGCCGAGGCGCCGTCGTTCACGCCGGGCGCGTTCCCTGCGGTCACGGTGCCATCCTTCTTGAACGCCGGCTTGAGCGCGCGGAGCGCCTCGATCGTCGAATCGCGGCGCGGGCCCTCGTCGGTGTCGACGATCGTCGCGCCCTTCTTCCCGGGGACCTCGACCGGGACGATCTCGCGCTTGAACATCCCCGCGTCGATCGCCGCGACCGCCTTCTGGTGGCTCTCGAGCGCCCACTGGTCCTGGTCGGCGCGCGTCACCTTCCAACGCTCCGCGACGACCTCGCCGGTGTTCCCCATGTGGTAGTCGTTGTACGCGTCCCACAGTCCGTCGTGGATCATCGCGTCGAGGACGGTCTGGTTGCCCATGCGGAAGCCGGCGCGCGCGTTCTTGAGCAGGTACGGCGTGTTCGACATCGACTCCATGCCGCCCGCGACGACGATCTCCGCGTCGCCGCACTTCACCGCTTGCGCCGCGAGGACGACCGCCTTCAATCCCGACCCGCACACCTTGTTGACGGTGAGCGCCGGCACGGTGTCCGGGATCCCGCCGAAGATCGCCGCCTGGCGCGCGGGGTTCTGGCCGAGCCCCGCGCCGACGACGTTCCCCATGATCACTTCGTCGACCTGCTCGGGCGAAAGGCCCGCCCGCGCGACCGCTTCGCGTACCGCGATGGCGCCGAGGCGCGTCGCGGGAATCGAGGAGAGGGCGCCCAAGAACCTGCCGATGGGCGTGCGAACGGCGCTCACGAGGACGGGGTTGTCCATGAAGGACCTCCTGGAGCGCGAAATTCTAGCAGCCGGTGCTCGTCAGGCCAGGCGGCCGGAGATCTCGGCGAGGCGCCGGAAGCGAGCGGCCAAATCGGCCGTGAGCGCTCCGTCGGCGGCGCGCCAGCGCCAGTTGCCGTCGACGATGCCGGGAGTGTTCATGCGCGCGGCCGACTCGAGACCGAGGAGGTCCTGGAGCGGGACGATCGCGAGATCGGCGACC encodes the following:
- a CDS encoding 3-hydroxybutyryl-CoA dehydrogenase gives rise to the protein MKIERLGVIGAGQMGNGIAHVAAAAGIAVTMRDIEERFVQKGLETIAKNLQRGVDKGKMTGAEKDATLEKISGTTRLEDLADCDFVVEAAVEKLDVKLELFGALDKIVKPKAILATNTSSLPITRIAAATKRPEKVIGMHFMNPVPVMKLVEVIRGLQTTDETAATTKVLAETMGKTPVFCRDFPGFVSNRVLMPLINEAIFCLHEGVADAASIDTIMKLGMNHPMGPLTLADFIGLDTCLYILEVLHEGLGEAKYRPCPLLRKYVEAGWLGKKSGRGFYDYTTAGAGASA
- a CDS encoding acetyl-CoA C-acetyltransferase; the encoded protein is MDNPVLVSAVRTPIGRFLGALSSIPATRLGAIAVREAVARAGLSPEQVDEVIMGNVVGAGLGQNPARQAAIFGGIPDTVPALTVNKVCGSGLKAVVLAAQAVKCGDAEIVVAGGMESMSNTPYLLKNARAGFRMGNQTVLDAMIHDGLWDAYNDYHMGNTGEVVAERWKVTRADQDQWALESHQKAVAAIDAGMFKREIVPVEVPGKKGATIVDTDEGPRRDSTIEALRALKPAFKKDGTVTAGNAPGVNDGASAVVVTSKATAKKLGLTPRAEIVAYASSGLAPELVMMAPEKAVRMLWEKTGWTADAVDLYEFNEAFSVQQVALQRVLELNPKKHNVRGGAVALGHPIGASGARILTTLLHALEDRKEEKGIAALCLGGGNAVGMAIRRLS